A stretch of Mucilaginibacter terrae DNA encodes these proteins:
- a CDS encoding tetratricopeptide repeat protein yields the protein MFPNWLRLIGLLPILLLITAATSAQSNLPYNKLLDQVDEITFRHPDSALVILKKIHAESLNNNDVTTAGISLQRMGQICYNQGHYAQALDFYLHADKLFGQQKNKDLLAGNLAKMGILYYYNKQLDKSRSLYKRALSIYRSSNNLKGQAEVYGNMGHLFEKRKLYDSAFYYQHLALARYNQVSLKQGAAKIYENLGSIYEDLAKYDSAYTCFTKSKQLYDQDDNTIASIEVINNIGDVLRKTGRYAESIIQSRKAYNLSLQTNNLYQLAASSRDLGKSYQLLRQMDSAYHYIELSRRYSLDVYSKEALNQTAFLQVLYDIDKKSDEIARLNAIRKTNRIIAAAVITVSALLIIIAIVIFSRQRLKLRDQKILADQNRSIYEAQKELMQLELKNKNLEEDSLKQQLELKSRELSTHTLNLIKNNQLLEGMRNTLQEMVKDDKRDQKKQMQQIIQQINQSFSHEQHWKEFTTAFEQVHQSFFDNLKQHSNDLTSTDIKLIALLKVNMESKDIAGLLGISMDSLRVARYRLRKKLNLEQGDNLSSFIQGL from the coding sequence ATGTTTCCTAATTGGTTAAGGCTTATTGGGCTTTTGCCAATATTATTGCTGATAACGGCTGCAACTTCAGCCCAAAGCAATCTTCCATATAATAAATTATTGGATCAGGTAGATGAAATAACCTTTCGTCACCCAGATTCGGCCCTTGTTATTCTAAAAAAAATTCATGCAGAATCATTAAATAATAACGATGTAACCACCGCAGGTATAAGCCTGCAACGGATGGGACAAATTTGTTATAACCAGGGGCACTATGCGCAAGCTTTAGATTTTTACCTGCATGCCGATAAGCTTTTTGGCCAGCAAAAAAACAAAGATCTGCTTGCTGGTAATCTGGCCAAAATGGGAATACTTTATTACTATAATAAACAGTTAGATAAATCGCGCTCATTGTATAAACGAGCATTAAGTATATACCGCTCAAGCAATAACTTAAAAGGCCAGGCTGAGGTGTATGGCAACATGGGGCACCTGTTTGAAAAACGTAAGCTGTACGATAGTGCTTTTTACTACCAGCATTTAGCTCTTGCCCGTTACAACCAAGTTAGTTTAAAACAGGGTGCAGCCAAAATTTATGAAAACCTGGGCAGCATTTATGAAGATTTGGCTAAATATGATTCAGCTTATACATGCTTTACCAAATCAAAACAACTATACGACCAGGATGACAATACCATTGCCAGCATAGAGGTTATTAATAATATTGGGGATGTATTGCGCAAAACCGGCCGCTATGCCGAAAGTATTATCCAATCGCGCAAGGCTTATAACCTATCATTACAAACCAATAATTTGTACCAGTTGGCAGCATCAAGCCGTGATTTGGGTAAGAGTTACCAGTTGCTCAGGCAAATGGACAGTGCCTATCATTATATAGAGCTTAGCCGCCGCTACTCGCTGGATGTTTACTCTAAAGAGGCGCTAAATCAAACCGCCTTTTTACAGGTTTTGTATGATATTGATAAAAAGAGCGATGAAATTGCCCGCCTTAATGCCATTCGCAAAACCAACCGCATTATTGCAGCTGCAGTTATTACAGTTTCGGCACTGCTCATAATTATAGCCATCGTTATTTTCAGCAGGCAACGCCTGAAATTACGCGATCAAAAGATTTTGGCCGATCAAAACCGCTCTATTTACGAAGCACAAAAGGAATTGATGCAACTGGAGCTTAAAAATAAAAACCTGGAAGAAGATAGCCTGAAGCAGCAATTAGAACTCAAAAGCCGCGAGCTATCAACACATACCCTTAACCTTATTAAAAACAACCAATTGCTTGAGGGTATGCGCAACACCTTACAGGAAATGGTGAAAGATGATAAGCGCGACCAAAAGAAACAAATGCAGCAAATTATCCAGCAAATAAATCAAAGCTTTAGCCACGAGCAACACTGGAAAGAATTTACTACCGCATTTGAACAGGTACACCAAAGCTTTTTTGATAACCTTAAACAACATAGCAACGATCTTACCTCAACAGATATTAAACTGATAGCCCTACTTAAAGTAAATATGGAATCGAAAGATATTGCCGGGCTGCTGGGCATATCAATGGATAGTTTAAGGGTTGCGCGGTACCGCTTGCGCAAAAAACTCAACCTCGAACAAGGCGATAATCTATCATCATTTATACAAGGATTGTAG
- a CDS encoding TonB-dependent receptor: MNKLLQTLLYLVCFVAAANATEIKGHVYDQKTGEPLTGATVSLERSGKGTSTGLDGSFSFKDVKPGTYTLRISYIAYKSATMEIVATKDKDDYHHLKFYLEPAGKDLNEVTVVTKRDGSAEREARRLEQESVQIMNVVSGKAIEVSPDITVANVIQRVSGVSVERNSNGDAQYAIIRGMDKRYSYTLVNGIKIPSPENQYRYVPLDIFPADLLDRLEVSKSLTPNMEGDAVGGVTNMVMKEAPSRLTINGNIATGYNQLYFDRKFMSFDHSNTNYKSPYEVNGRAYQATANDFNKGVFNYSQKVPPPNIVGSLSIGQRFLNNKLGVILAGSYQNTYRGSNNTLYNQNTSVISETNLFGNITSRADRQFSEQQKRYGLHSKVDYAFNNNNKLSLYNVYVRLDNAQIRDGVTTNFNSSVYNAQAGNAELTYSTRSRLTEQQIYSSTLHGDHSLFKNKFKIQWSGVYSSAKNDQPDIATISLNGLRQNFNEYRTVLVTSAPVTRRWQRNTDEDKAGYLDLTYTAKIAGATVDFSTGGLYRDKDRSNFYNNYTLAPANAGTTYSDYNNSYANVALSLATPTGGVKNSQTYEASEKVGAGYGMFKLTSNKLQVIGGARVEHTNQGYRMLFPQGELRPNGNQVYTDVLPSLVVKYKLGVKQQLHGSYYKALNRPGFYEIVPGGAPNEDYVERGNPDLKRALADNYDLRYELFPGASEQLLVGVFYKKIKDPIEYTFQPDATRGQDIYYTPGNFGTARNYGAEVDYIKFFNKIGIKANYTYTHSRITTPKTMRHLDPATAQVLPYLVNQTRPLYGQSEHVANVSLLYKDTKKGWDAQLAASYTGERINTVSQFLNNDLWQKPFVQMDASAEKKLKHGITVFIKAGNLLNTPSKLFIKGTSAENAKLDDKVASNGQTLIRSDYYKQSYLLGIRYKL, from the coding sequence ATGAACAAACTTTTACAAACCCTTTTATATCTCGTATGCTTTGTGGCGGCGGCCAATGCCACCGAGATCAAAGGTCACGTGTATGATCAAAAAACAGGCGAGCCTTTAACCGGCGCAACTGTAAGCCTCGAAAGAAGCGGTAAAGGAACTTCAACCGGCTTAGACGGTTCATTTTCTTTTAAAGATGTAAAGCCAGGTACCTATACCCTGCGCATTAGCTACATAGCTTACAAAAGCGCAACCATGGAAATTGTTGCCACTAAAGATAAAGACGATTATCATCACCTAAAATTCTACCTTGAGCCGGCAGGCAAAGATCTTAACGAAGTAACTGTGGTTACCAAAAGAGATGGTTCGGCTGAGCGTGAAGCCCGCAGGTTAGAGCAGGAGTCGGTCCAGATTATGAATGTGGTATCGGGCAAAGCCATTGAGGTATCGCCTGATATTACGGTGGCTAACGTTATTCAGCGTGTATCGGGCGTATCGGTTGAGCGCAACAGCAATGGTGATGCCCAATATGCCATTATACGCGGCATGGATAAGCGTTACAGCTATACGCTGGTAAACGGCATAAAAATACCAAGCCCCGAGAATCAGTACCGTTATGTACCTCTTGATATTTTCCCGGCTGATTTGTTAGACCGTTTAGAAGTTTCTAAATCCCTTACCCCTAACATGGAAGGTGATGCCGTTGGTGGTGTAACCAATATGGTGATGAAAGAAGCACCAAGCCGCTTAACTATTAACGGAAACATTGCCACAGGGTACAACCAGTTGTATTTTGATCGTAAGTTTATGAGTTTCGACCACTCTAATACTAATTACAAATCGCCTTACGAGGTTAATGGCCGTGCTTACCAGGCAACAGCTAACGATTTTAATAAAGGCGTGTTTAACTACAGCCAAAAAGTTCCTCCTCCAAACATCGTTGGTAGCTTGTCAATCGGCCAGCGTTTTTTAAACAACAAACTGGGTGTTATTTTGGCCGGAAGTTACCAAAACACTTACCGTGGCAGTAATAACACACTTTATAACCAAAATACATCTGTTATTTCTGAAACCAATCTTTTTGGCAATATCACCAGCCGCGCCGACAGGCAGTTCTCTGAACAGCAAAAGCGTTACGGTTTACATAGCAAGGTTGATTATGCCTTTAACAACAACAATAAATTAAGCCTTTACAATGTTTACGTAAGGCTTGATAACGCGCAGATACGGGATGGTGTTACCACAAACTTTAACAGTTCGGTTTACAATGCTCAAGCCGGTAATGCCGAGTTAACTTACTCAACACGCAGCCGCTTAACCGAGCAACAAATTTACAGCAGCACCCTGCATGGCGATCACAGCTTGTTTAAAAACAAGTTCAAGATACAATGGTCGGGCGTGTATTCATCGGCTAAAAATGATCAGCCCGATATTGCCACCATTAGTTTAAACGGTTTACGCCAAAACTTTAACGAGTACAGAACGGTACTGGTAACCTCGGCACCTGTAACACGCCGCTGGCAACGCAACACCGACGAAGATAAAGCCGGTTACCTCGACCTTACTTACACTGCAAAAATTGCAGGTGCAACTGTTGATTTTAGCACCGGTGGTTTATACCGCGATAAAGACCGCAGCAACTTTTACAACAACTATACTTTAGCACCTGCTAATGCCGGCACAACCTATTCCGATTATAATAATAGCTATGCTAACGTAGCCTTATCGCTAGCCACACCTACCGGTGGTGTAAAAAACTCACAAACCTACGAAGCATCTGAAAAAGTGGGTGCAGGCTATGGCATGTTTAAATTAACCTCCAATAAATTACAGGTAATTGGTGGCGCCCGTGTTGAACATACCAACCAAGGCTACCGCATGTTGTTTCCGCAAGGAGAACTACGCCCAAACGGCAACCAGGTTTATACCGATGTGCTACCAAGCTTAGTGGTAAAATATAAACTCGGTGTTAAACAACAGCTACATGGTTCGTACTACAAGGCATTAAATCGCCCGGGCTTTTATGAAATCGTACCCGGAGGCGCCCCTAACGAAGACTACGTTGAACGCGGCAACCCCGACCTGAAACGTGCACTGGCCGATAACTATGACCTGCGTTATGAGTTATTCCCCGGAGCATCAGAGCAATTACTGGTTGGTGTATTTTACAAAAAAATCAAAGACCCGATTGAGTATACCTTCCAGCCCGATGCCACCCGTGGTCAGGATATTTACTATACCCCTGGCAACTTTGGAACAGCCCGCAACTACGGTGCAGAGGTTGATTACATTAAATTTTTCAACAAAATTGGCATTAAAGCCAACTACACCTACACCCACTCGCGCATTACTACGCCAAAAACCATGCGCCATTTAGACCCTGCTACGGCACAAGTACTGCCTTACCTGGTAAACCAAACCCGTCCGCTCTATGGCCAGTCAGAGCATGTGGCTAATGTATCGTTATTGTATAAAGACACTAAAAAAGGATGGGATGCACAACTGGCAGCTTCTTACACAGGTGAGCGTATCAATACCGTATCACAGTTTTTAAATAATGACCTTTGGCAAAAACCATTTGTACAAATGGATGCATCGGCCGAGAAAAAGCTAAAACACGGCATTACTGTATTTATTAAAGCAGGCAACCTGTTAAACACACCTTCCAAACTATTTATAAAAGGAACAAGTGCTGAAAATGCTAAGCTCGACGACAAAGTTGCATCAAACGGCCAAACTTTAATACGCAGCGATTATTACAAGCAAAGCTATTTATTAGGCATACGTTACAAACTGTAA
- a CDS encoding SusC/RagA family TonB-linked outer membrane protein, protein MDRFFHLKGSLPVRSHFDLQRLKVRLGLFLVFLFCLTGAVYAQTNVTGTVRDTKGVPLVGVSVKVKGGKGGTITDVNGKYSLRVPAAGTELTFTYIGFVTKDVTAKDNILDVILEDSSQGLNEVVVVGYGQQKKSTLTGAVSQINAEEIMKSPTVNPTNSLIGKLPGLLAVQTSGQPGADGAALKIRGAATFNDASAIVVVDGIERPGFNDIDASEIETVTVLKDAAATAIYGIRGANGVIVITTKVGKIGRPKVTYTGNVALQTYTGLAVGLNAYDNASLLNQAYRNDSQTAPFTDDELQKFKDGSDPYAYPDVQWFDYLTRKYYTQTQHNININGGTKFARYFVSAGYAFQDGIFKKFDSPYGINTVPNFKRYNFRSNLDFTLSNNLTVGLKLGGRFSNRYQPAGLLSSSAFSYDTIEGMISRILQVPAYAYPVTLADGRIAQNPSVGTNIWNPYAVLTRFGTRNDDNNTIESTITLEHKLGFITKGLTFRTNFGYDSYYQNVARRNANWAAYVQDRKTGQITLSTDTRNRDEPLGNINLTTTGSTTMNLQSGFYYNRAFDKHTVSGLLLGTRQLIQGPSDPNNTIFTAPPKAAQGIAARATYNYDERYYAEVNIGYNGSDNFFSDAGKQYGFFPAFSAGWTASNEKFFKKNDILNYLKFRGSWGMVGNDRLNAQRFLFLTSYTSNASIQFGSPNSPTNYPTIFINDTNLGNPQITWETGTKRNIGLEARFLNDAIKLNVDVFDETRRDILTPRRSGLLTFGHAYPSLNIGEVYNKGYEIELDYQGKIGDFLLGLNGQLSFARNVVRNADEPLGIPEGLKIEGKPVGQFIGYINDGFLYFGCRYCNLS, encoded by the coding sequence ATGGATAGATTTTTCCATTTGAAAGGAAGTTTACCCGTCCGGTCACACTTCGATCTCCAAAGGCTAAAAGTGCGGCTTGGGCTGTTTCTTGTCTTTTTATTTTGCCTCACCGGAGCTGTTTATGCTCAAACCAACGTAACCGGTACCGTTCGCGATACCAAGGGCGTTCCGCTGGTGGGGGTGAGCGTTAAAGTTAAGGGTGGCAAAGGCGGCACCATTACCGATGTAAATGGTAAATACTCGCTACGGGTACCTGCGGCAGGTACCGAGCTAACATTCACCTACATAGGTTTTGTAACTAAAGATGTAACCGCCAAAGACAATATACTTGATGTTATTTTAGAAGACAGCTCGCAAGGCCTCAATGAAGTTGTGGTTGTGGGTTACGGCCAGCAAAAAAAATCGACGCTTACCGGTGCTGTTTCTCAGATCAACGCCGAGGAGATCATGAAATCGCCTACGGTTAACCCCACCAATAGTTTGATTGGTAAATTACCTGGTTTATTAGCCGTACAAACCAGCGGCCAGCCCGGTGCCGACGGTGCAGCCCTTAAAATACGTGGTGCAGCTACGTTTAATGATGCATCGGCCATTGTAGTGGTTGATGGTATTGAGCGCCCCGGCTTTAATGATATTGATGCCAGCGAAATTGAAACGGTTACCGTGCTAAAAGATGCGGCCGCCACAGCTATTTACGGTATACGTGGCGCTAATGGTGTAATTGTAATTACCACCAAGGTGGGTAAAATTGGCAGGCCTAAAGTTACTTATACAGGTAACGTTGCCTTACAAACTTATACCGGTTTGGCAGTGGGCTTAAATGCTTATGATAATGCTTCTTTATTGAACCAGGCTTATCGTAATGATAGTCAAACGGCTCCATTTACCGATGATGAATTGCAAAAGTTTAAGGATGGTTCAGACCCTTATGCCTACCCTGATGTACAGTGGTTTGATTATTTAACACGAAAATATTACACACAAACACAGCATAACATTAACATAAACGGCGGTACTAAATTTGCCCGATACTTTGTTTCGGCAGGTTATGCCTTTCAGGATGGTATTTTCAAAAAGTTCGACTCTCCATACGGTATCAATACCGTTCCCAACTTTAAACGCTATAACTTCCGGTCAAACCTCGATTTTACGCTGAGCAATAACTTAACTGTTGGGCTAAAATTAGGCGGCCGTTTTTCTAACCGTTACCAGCCAGCCGGCTTATTATCATCTTCGGCGTTTTCATATGACACCATCGAGGGCATGATCTCGCGTATATTACAGGTTCCGGCTTATGCCTATCCTGTAACCCTGGCCGATGGTCGCATTGCCCAAAATCCATCAGTAGGTACCAACATTTGGAACCCATATGCTGTGCTAACCCGTTTTGGTACCCGCAACGATGATAACAACACTATCGAAAGCACCATTACGCTCGAGCACAAACTGGGCTTTATTACCAAGGGCTTAACCTTCCGTACCAACTTTGGTTATGATTCGTATTACCAAAACGTAGCCCGCCGTAATGCCAACTGGGCTGCTTATGTGCAAGACCGTAAAACCGGGCAGATAACACTTTCAACAGATACCCGTAACCGCGATGAGCCTTTAGGTAATATTAACCTTACGACTACCGGCAGCACCACCATGAACCTGCAATCGGGTTTTTATTACAACCGTGCGTTCGATAAGCATACCGTATCGGGCTTATTATTAGGTACCCGCCAGTTAATCCAGGGACCATCTGATCCTAATAACACCATTTTCACCGCTCCGCCAAAGGCTGCACAAGGTATTGCTGCAAGGGCAACATACAACTATGATGAGCGCTACTACGCCGAGGTGAACATTGGTTATAACGGATCTGATAACTTCTTTTCGGATGCCGGTAAACAATACGGTTTTTTCCCGGCGTTTTCGGCAGGCTGGACAGCAAGCAACGAGAAATTCTTTAAAAAGAACGACATCTTAAATTACTTAAAGTTTAGAGGTAGCTGGGGTATGGTTGGTAACGACAGGCTAAATGCCCAGCGTTTCTTGTTCTTAACCAGTTACACCAGCAATGCCAGCATTCAGTTTGGTTCGCCTAACTCGCCAACTAACTATCCAACCATATTTATCAACGATACCAACCTTGGCAACCCGCAAATAACCTGGGAAACCGGTACCAAGCGTAACATTGGCTTAGAAGCACGCTTTTTAAACGATGCAATTAAGTTAAACGTAGATGTGTTTGATGAAACCCGCAGAGATATATTAACGCCACGCCGCAGCGGACTATTAACCTTTGGTCACGCATATCCTTCCCTAAATATTGGTGAGGTTTACAACAAAGGTTACGAGATTGAATTAGACTATCAAGGCAAAATTGGCGACTTTTTATTAGGCCTTAACGGCCAGCTAAGCTTTGCCCGCAACGTAGTGCGTAATGCCGATGAGCCACTGGGTATACCGGAAGGATTAAAAATTGAAGGCAAGCCGGTAGGACAGTTCATTGGTTATATAAACGACGGCTTTTTATACTTCGGCTGCAGATATTGCAACCTCAGTTAA
- a CDS encoding RagB/SusD family nutrient uptake outer membrane protein, producing MKGYKIYTIVLLLSLVNTACIKSFLDRTPGVPLDDDKVFADPVQAARFADNAYNSLINDYARFNDHRGSTSQASDEAVSGNSESSVTTLNRGLYHDHSNTASLNDMRDVWKRMYEGIAITNKMLDRMSTVPSAAIFPAARVEGEMRFLRAFFYFELIKRFGGVPIIDKEYGVNDDVNLPRKTYDECVAFINSDIDKAVPLLGNEADYSASNYGRATKGAALALKSRVLLYAASTLNNPSNNIQKWKAAANAAKAVIDLNYYVLNQSYDNILNFNPTPGTPSEYIMIKIRGPRAIDGIFADYAMSPGSGGAQGQMNPTQNHVDMYEAVKKDAQGNITSAAAITDATSGYNPQAPYVNRDPRFYSNILYNGAPWQGKQIETWSQTAANGSVSYGKDYNASNITYTATRYYCKKYWPEVYVRLGGTSGTTLLNYIFFRYGEILLNYAEALNESDGPVTDVYNAVNQIRARVGMPGLPAGLDQAKMREAIRRERAIELAFEDHRWYDIMRWKNGPDVIAKPMYGMNVVKNTNGTFTYTPVLLGTNFQKVYLEYMHRYPIPKQEIYKSKGVLVQNPGWE from the coding sequence ATGAAAGGATATAAAATATATACAATAGTGCTGCTGCTGTCGCTGGTGAATACTGCTTGTATCAAAAGCTTCCTCGACAGAACTCCCGGCGTACCGCTCGATGATGATAAAGTGTTTGCCGACCCGGTGCAAGCGGCGCGCTTTGCGGATAATGCATATAACAGCTTAATTAACGATTATGCCCGCTTTAATGATCACCGCGGGTCAACCTCACAAGCCTCTGATGAAGCCGTGTCGGGAAACTCTGAAAGTTCGGTTACTACCTTAAACCGTGGGTTATATCATGATCATTCGAACACGGCATCGCTTAATGATATGCGCGATGTTTGGAAACGTATGTACGAGGGCATTGCCATCACCAATAAAATGCTCGATAGGATGTCAACCGTGCCAAGTGCTGCAATTTTCCCGGCGGCAAGGGTTGAAGGTGAAATGCGTTTCCTCAGGGCTTTCTTTTATTTTGAATTGATTAAAAGGTTTGGCGGCGTACCTATTATTGACAAAGAGTATGGGGTAAACGATGATGTAAACCTACCTCGTAAAACTTATGATGAATGTGTAGCTTTTATTAATTCTGATATTGATAAAGCCGTTCCATTATTAGGTAACGAGGCCGATTACAGTGCATCAAACTATGGCCGTGCAACTAAAGGTGCAGCTTTGGCACTTAAATCACGGGTGTTGCTTTATGCAGCAAGCACGTTAAACAATCCATCAAACAACATACAAAAATGGAAAGCTGCTGCCAATGCTGCCAAAGCAGTTATTGACCTTAACTATTATGTGCTCAACCAATCGTATGATAACATCCTGAATTTTAACCCAACCCCGGGTACGCCTTCAGAGTATATCATGATCAAGATCAGGGGGCCGCGTGCTATTGACGGTATTTTTGCCGATTACGCCATGTCGCCCGGTTCGGGTGGCGCGCAGGGGCAAATGAACCCTACACAAAACCATGTGGATATGTACGAGGCGGTTAAAAAAGATGCGCAAGGTAATATTACCAGTGCTGCCGCTATTACCGATGCTACATCAGGCTATAATCCGCAAGCGCCTTACGTTAACCGCGATCCGCGCTTTTATTCCAATATTTTGTACAACGGTGCTCCGTGGCAGGGTAAACAGATCGAGACCTGGTCGCAAACTGCTGCAAATGGTTCAGTATCTTACGGTAAAGATTACAATGCCAGTAACATCACTTACACCGCAACCCGCTACTACTGTAAAAAATACTGGCCCGAGGTTTATGTACGCTTAGGCGGTACATCGGGTACAACGCTGTTAAACTACATCTTCTTCCGTTACGGTGAAATTTTGCTCAACTATGCCGAAGCACTGAATGAATCGGATGGTCCGGTTACCGATGTTTACAATGCAGTAAACCAGATACGTGCCCGCGTAGGCATGCCGGGCTTACCTGCCGGTTTAGACCAGGCTAAAATGCGCGAGGCCATCAGGCGCGAACGCGCTATTGAACTGGCGTTTGAAGATCACCGCTGGTACGATATTATGCGCTGGAAAAACGGCCCCGATGTAATAGCCAAACCCATGTACGGCATGAACGTGGTGAAAAACACCAATGGCACATTCACTTATACACCGGTGCTTTTAGGTACCAATTTCCAAAAAGTATATCTCGAATACATGCACCGCTACCCAATTCCAAAACAGGAAATATACAAGAGTAAAGGAGTGCTGGTGCAAAATCCCGGATGGGAATAA